A stretch of Longibacter salinarum DNA encodes these proteins:
- a CDS encoding prephenate dehydrogenase: MTDFSPRIAIIGTGLIGGSLGLAWSDRKPDCRIVGHDRPEVLDRAFDRGAIDERAADPITAVSGADIVVFATPVGATVKLMESVAEHLKDGAIVTDVASVKSPVMEQAADVLPKDIHFLGGHPMAGAETSGIDSADSLLFENAVYALCLPEGTSQDALSGNLYPVVNLIESTGAEPVVLDADRHDRIAAWVSHLPQLLAVALMNVVDDLDDDMARQLAAGGFRDMTRIASSPFSMWRDVLVGNQGRILDALAGFARSIQGMRNRLIEDDIDALDDAFEQAGQARERIPRDRKGFLQPLFDIVVRAEDRPGELHEITGILLSADLNVQDVELLKFREGTGGTFRLGFDDSDDADEAVDVLNGADYAARRLE; this comes from the coding sequence ATGACGGACTTCTCGCCGCGCATCGCAATCATTGGAACGGGTCTCATCGGTGGCTCTCTGGGCCTTGCCTGGAGTGACCGGAAGCCGGACTGTAGAATTGTCGGCCATGACCGACCCGAGGTACTCGACCGAGCTTTCGATCGTGGTGCTATCGATGAACGCGCTGCGGATCCGATCACAGCCGTTTCCGGTGCGGATATCGTCGTGTTCGCCACGCCGGTCGGTGCCACGGTGAAGCTGATGGAGTCCGTCGCAGAACACCTGAAGGATGGTGCGATCGTGACGGATGTCGCGTCCGTCAAATCTCCCGTGATGGAGCAGGCGGCCGATGTCCTTCCGAAGGATATCCACTTTCTGGGAGGACACCCGATGGCCGGCGCCGAGACCTCAGGGATCGACTCGGCAGATTCGCTTCTCTTCGAGAACGCCGTTTACGCCCTATGCCTCCCGGAGGGCACCAGCCAGGACGCTCTTTCCGGCAATCTCTATCCCGTTGTCAATCTGATTGAATCGACCGGAGCGGAGCCGGTCGTACTGGATGCGGATCGGCATGACCGTATCGCAGCCTGGGTGAGCCACCTGCCTCAACTTCTCGCGGTCGCGCTCATGAACGTCGTCGACGACCTCGACGACGATATGGCGCGGCAGCTCGCAGCCGGCGGGTTTCGCGACATGACGCGCATCGCGAGCTCACCCTTCTCAATGTGGCGAGACGTTCTCGTCGGCAACCAGGGTCGCATTCTAGATGCGCTTGCAGGGTTTGCTCGCTCGATCCAGGGAATGCGCAACCGGCTGATTGAGGACGACATCGATGCACTCGACGACGCCTTCGAGCAGGCGGGCCAGGCACGTGAACGCATTCCCCGCGACAGAAAAGGGTTTCTTCAGCCCCTGTTTGACATCGTCGTTCGTGCAGAGGATCGTCCGGGCGAGTTGCATGAGATTACCGGAATCCTTTTGAGTGCCGACCTGAACGTGCAGGACGTCGAACTCCTGAAGTTTCGCGAAGGGACGGGTGGCACGTTCCGACTCGGCTTCGACGACAGCGACGACGCAGACGAAGCGGTGGACGTATTGAACGGAGCCGACTACGCCGCACGCCGACTCGAGTAG
- a CDS encoding DNA translocase FtsK 4TM domain-containing protein produces the protein MASTGSKKKKKNASSDAPVISTRRKLEVLGLVLMVFAILLTLAFVTYNPGDDAIARALSLGDAIVNPADHQAQFRVRNALGIVGAELAMVMVPGFLGYTVIALTGLLFAWGFAVFRHLDPRRLVYATGLTAISTFVVATLIGWFGHTLETENGLLTWAGSVGVGTAGWMQRIFGVTGSFILLLLAVTVMLLLVVDHDIQRSIDRVVDFVKTFRERVRTRYVEWNEKRARRKLEMESQRTERQKEREAARRKREAAIEEERRKQEEKRQRAEAHQARLEKQEETTATSGSSPTDSREQAAASDAAPRLVTPDESSASPAPKADSEAPDQISSAPEEANTPVPPSPSPSASSSDGAAEGGRSSSPGMTIRNDLFRDRLHSTYAPPSESTDDEVEEVEGSDTRSDNHAPTESGSARPGNDQAPSDEDFDLDDMEADFSEAFDRVEDQVDDEELDDDPFVIELEPSVQENETSDADTDDISPEDDLDSENSDEEDRTSQDVELQVQEQVEEERAEDIERPADVPEELPYTAPSIALLDESQESDRSVDRDELEENKRILLDKLETYNVEIQDIKAVVGPTVTRYELTPAPGIKVSRIKSLEDDLAMAMAAQGIRMIAPIPGKSAVGIEIPNRNRELVRLREVIGTAKFRDTDMELPFPLGKSIEGEVFLADLTKMPHLLIAGATGSGKSVGLNTLLTGLLYACHPSNLKFVIIDPKKIELQQYSHLDEHFIARPEDLTDAVVTDVDEALGVLKSCEKEMEERYDLLSEASVRGIRAYNRKFKEGSLDPDDGHRHMPYIVVVVDELADLMMTAGKEIEGPIARLAQMARAVGIHLVLATQRPSVDVITGLIKANFPSRIAYEVASRVDSRTILDQIGAEGLVGNGDLLYLSGSTLRRLQGPFVSVDEVERIVDYIADQPGHGAYELPSLSDAGHGPDVTLGVEDTDDLFEEGARVIVRRQQGSVSLLQRKLAVGYTRAARIVDQLEEAGIVGPFNGTKARDVLVDDEQQLDRLLSGEDDEDE, from the coding sequence ATGGCCTCCACGGGCTCAAAAAAGAAAAAGAAGAACGCGTCTAGCGACGCCCCCGTCATTTCCACCCGGCGGAAGCTCGAGGTCTTAGGCCTCGTGCTTATGGTATTCGCCATTCTTTTAACCCTCGCGTTCGTCACCTACAACCCGGGTGACGATGCCATTGCTCGCGCATTGTCTCTCGGCGACGCAATCGTGAACCCGGCTGATCACCAGGCCCAGTTTCGCGTGCGAAATGCGCTGGGAATCGTTGGTGCCGAACTCGCCATGGTGATGGTCCCGGGCTTTCTCGGCTACACGGTGATAGCACTCACCGGTTTGCTCTTCGCCTGGGGTTTTGCCGTCTTCCGGCATCTTGACCCTCGCCGACTGGTCTATGCCACCGGCCTCACGGCCATTTCGACCTTTGTCGTTGCCACGCTTATCGGCTGGTTTGGGCACACCTTGGAGACGGAGAACGGGCTGCTCACCTGGGCGGGGTCCGTAGGTGTCGGCACGGCCGGTTGGATGCAGCGCATTTTCGGCGTCACCGGATCTTTCATCCTTCTTCTGCTGGCGGTCACGGTGATGCTTCTGCTCGTCGTGGACCACGACATCCAGCGCTCCATCGACCGTGTCGTCGACTTCGTTAAGACGTTCCGTGAGCGTGTACGCACCCGCTACGTCGAGTGGAACGAAAAGCGAGCACGCAGGAAGCTGGAAATGGAATCTCAGCGTACGGAGCGGCAGAAGGAGCGAGAGGCCGCACGACGTAAGCGCGAAGCTGCCATTGAAGAGGAACGACGCAAGCAAGAAGAAAAACGCCAGCGAGCCGAGGCGCACCAGGCGCGTCTTGAGAAGCAGGAAGAAACCACTGCAACCTCAGGTTCAAGCCCAACCGATAGCAGGGAGCAGGCTGCCGCTTCGGATGCCGCGCCTCGTCTCGTTACTCCGGACGAATCGTCCGCTTCGCCTGCACCTAAAGCGGACTCCGAAGCACCGGATCAGATCTCTTCGGCACCGGAGGAGGCGAATACCCCCGTCCCCCCTTCTCCCAGTCCATCTGCGTCGTCGAGTGACGGAGCAGCTGAAGGAGGACGCTCGTCCTCACCCGGAATGACCATACGGAACGACCTTTTCCGTGATCGCCTCCACTCTACCTATGCGCCGCCGTCTGAATCAACAGATGACGAGGTGGAGGAGGTAGAAGGATCGGATACGCGTTCGGACAATCACGCCCCGACGGAGTCGGGTTCGGCGCGTCCCGGGAACGATCAAGCCCCGTCCGACGAGGACTTCGACCTCGACGACATGGAGGCCGATTTCAGCGAGGCGTTCGACCGCGTCGAGGATCAGGTCGACGACGAAGAGCTCGATGATGACCCATTTGTCATCGAGCTGGAGCCGTCTGTACAAGAGAACGAAACCTCGGATGCTGACACGGACGACATTTCGCCAGAGGACGATCTGGACTCCGAAAATTCGGACGAGGAGGACCGTACGAGTCAGGATGTCGAGCTTCAGGTTCAGGAGCAGGTCGAGGAAGAGCGCGCGGAAGACATCGAGCGACCCGCTGATGTGCCGGAAGAGCTGCCGTACACGGCGCCATCGATCGCCCTGCTCGACGAGTCGCAGGAGTCGGACCGGAGCGTTGACCGCGATGAGCTTGAAGAGAACAAGCGCATCCTGCTCGACAAGCTTGAGACGTACAACGTCGAGATCCAGGATATCAAGGCGGTCGTCGGACCGACGGTCACACGGTACGAGCTCACGCCGGCTCCAGGCATCAAAGTGAGCCGGATCAAGTCGCTCGAAGATGACCTGGCCATGGCGATGGCGGCACAGGGCATCCGGATGATCGCCCCGATCCCCGGAAAGTCGGCCGTGGGTATCGAGATCCCGAACCGCAATCGCGAACTAGTGCGACTGCGAGAAGTGATTGGCACCGCGAAGTTTCGGGATACCGATATGGAGCTCCCCTTCCCGCTCGGCAAGAGCATCGAAGGAGAGGTTTTCCTGGCCGACCTCACCAAGATGCCCCACCTCCTCATCGCGGGTGCCACCGGATCGGGTAAATCCGTCGGTCTGAACACACTACTTACGGGGCTTCTCTACGCGTGTCATCCCTCGAATCTGAAGTTCGTCATCATCGATCCGAAGAAGATCGAGCTTCAGCAGTACTCCCACCTCGACGAACACTTTATTGCGCGCCCCGAGGATCTGACCGATGCCGTGGTCACGGATGTCGATGAAGCACTGGGCGTGCTGAAGTCGTGCGAGAAAGAGATGGAGGAACGATACGACCTTCTCTCCGAAGCGAGCGTCCGCGGTATCCGAGCCTACAATCGCAAGTTCAAGGAAGGCTCGCTCGACCCCGACGACGGCCACCGTCACATGCCGTACATCGTGGTCGTTGTCGACGAGCTCGCCGACCTTATGATGACAGCCGGGAAGGAGATTGAAGGGCCGATCGCGAGACTCGCTCAGATGGCGCGCGCCGTGGGCATTCACCTCGTTCTCGCCACGCAGCGTCCGTCTGTCGACGTCATCACCGGCCTGATCAAGGCCAACTTCCCTTCCCGGATTGCCTACGAGGTCGCCTCTCGGGTCGACTCGCGAACGATTCTCGACCAGATCGGTGCCGAAGGGCTTGTCGGGAACGGCGACCTGCTCTACCTCAGCGGGAGCACGCTCAGGCGTCTGCAGGGTCCGTTCGTCTCCGTCGACGAGGTCGAACGGATCGTCGACTATATCGCGGATCAGCCGGGACACGGGGCGTACGAGTTGCCGTCACTGTCCGATGCCGGTCATGGCCCCGACGTCACCCTCGGTGTCGAAGACACCGATGATCTCTTTGAAGAAGGCGCCCGCGTCATCGTCCGACGCCAGCAGGGATCCGTCTCCCTCCTCCAGCGCAAACTCGCGGTAGGCTACACACGTGCAGCACGAATCGTCGATCAACTCGAAGAGGCAGGCATCGTCGGCCCCTTCAACGGAACGAAAGCGCGTGACGTCCTTGTCGATGACGAACAACAGCTGGACCGCCTTCTCTCTGGCGAGGACGACGAGGACGAATAG
- a CDS encoding trypsin-like peptidase domain-containing protein produces the protein MKRFTLFLAVALFSVMSVAAQSVQPPSERLFTDPLDEQNVSTVQLTGMPSSNVELAQSQSVDGPLQYGTNRPVDIHPRRNGSWTQLANGDFLWRVQISSPEALTMSAALRGTLPDGAELYVYGADYSTKRKPIQPADLGEELYWTPYVDGSALYIEAVVPQMQRENLEIQISKVVHGFIPLEEALAGRYGKSGACNIDVACSIADPWNDQVDSVMSYTYSDGTGSFVCTGSLVNTTDLNSVPPYVLTAEHCVSTESQANSMVFYFNYQNPTCRTPGGTQSGTVTSDDRNDETMSGATLRMSYGNFESQGTISGKPDVTLVEINNSIPLSYEVFFSGWSVEGNAPAEAVTIHHPRGHGKRISFEYDATSITPYTDSTSGGSHLRIEDWDDGTTEGGSSGSPLYDLNKRVVGVLSGGFASCGNDAPDWYGRISEAWQGGGTPDSRLRDWLDPDGTGATTTDGRRKSLDPDDNIPPSAPTSLAATADPSVGEVTLSWIAPSDDGNGTEPVYTYDIRYATSPITTAGEFNTAARVPFTSNTQAPGTQETTTLSLIPERDYYFAIKAVDDNFNTSTASSTSSATPLPDEIPPARPEDLVTTVADRDAEQVRLTWTAPGDDQKMRTVTEYDVRLSVSPITSEADFEAAERIDGPANPVGPGQTEEVVVDVEPNTPYYFAVRAIDNKGNVSPIGTTEENRAVATSTLVLTEPSSSRVTESVSFRVATTEQQTVDVAIYDVLGRRVFVVFNEEIDADQGRAVMNLDLSQLSSGRYFIRALGQTGAATQPISIVR, from the coding sequence ATGAAGCGTTTCACCCTCTTCCTCGCCGTCGCACTTTTTTCCGTGATGAGTGTCGCTGCGCAGTCGGTGCAGCCACCATCGGAGCGACTGTTCACCGATCCACTGGATGAGCAGAACGTCTCGACGGTCCAACTGACCGGGATGCCGAGTTCAAATGTGGAGCTGGCACAATCGCAGTCGGTAGATGGGCCTCTGCAGTACGGTACCAATCGCCCGGTGGACATACACCCCCGACGCAATGGATCCTGGACCCAACTTGCGAATGGCGACTTCCTCTGGCGCGTGCAGATCTCCTCGCCCGAGGCGCTGACAATGTCCGCTGCGCTACGCGGGACGCTGCCTGACGGTGCAGAATTGTACGTGTATGGTGCCGATTATTCCACAAAACGGAAGCCGATCCAGCCGGCTGATCTCGGGGAAGAGCTCTACTGGACACCGTACGTCGACGGCAGCGCCCTCTACATCGAAGCGGTCGTCCCACAGATGCAGCGAGAGAATCTTGAGATCCAAATCTCTAAGGTCGTGCATGGCTTCATTCCACTGGAAGAGGCTCTCGCCGGGCGATATGGGAAATCGGGTGCATGCAATATCGACGTGGCCTGCTCGATCGCTGATCCTTGGAACGATCAGGTCGACTCGGTTATGAGTTACACGTATTCTGATGGCACGGGGTCTTTCGTCTGCACCGGCTCGCTCGTTAACACGACGGATCTGAACTCAGTCCCCCCATACGTTCTGACGGCTGAACACTGCGTGTCGACCGAGTCCCAGGCCAATTCGATGGTGTTTTATTTTAACTATCAGAACCCGACGTGCCGCACACCCGGCGGTACGCAGAGCGGCACAGTAACCAGCGATGATCGAAATGACGAAACCATGAGCGGGGCAACACTCCGCATGTCATACGGGAATTTTGAGTCGCAAGGTACCATTTCGGGGAAACCGGATGTTACCCTCGTGGAGATCAACAACTCGATCCCACTCTCCTATGAAGTGTTCTTCAGCGGCTGGTCGGTTGAAGGCAACGCACCAGCAGAAGCGGTAACGATCCATCACCCGCGAGGACATGGGAAGCGCATCAGCTTCGAATACGACGCAACCAGTATCACACCGTACACCGATTCCACGAGCGGCGGATCTCACCTTCGAATAGAAGACTGGGACGACGGGACCACGGAGGGTGGATCATCCGGTTCACCGCTTTACGACCTAAACAAACGTGTCGTAGGTGTGCTTTCCGGCGGATTTGCATCCTGCGGGAACGACGCCCCGGATTGGTACGGTCGCATCTCCGAGGCCTGGCAAGGTGGAGGCACTCCGGACTCGCGACTACGCGACTGGCTCGATCCCGATGGTACGGGTGCGACAACGACCGATGGCAGACGCAAGAGCCTCGATCCCGACGACAACATCCCGCCGTCTGCACCGACGTCTCTGGCAGCCACAGCGGACCCATCGGTTGGAGAAGTAACCCTATCATGGATCGCTCCAAGCGATGATGGGAATGGCACGGAGCCCGTTTACACATACGATATCCGGTACGCCACATCGCCGATAACGACAGCTGGCGAATTTAACACAGCCGCGCGCGTCCCATTTACCAGCAACACCCAAGCGCCCGGCACACAGGAAACGACGACGTTGTCACTCATTCCGGAGCGCGATTACTACTTTGCGATCAAAGCGGTTGACGACAACTTCAATACGTCGACAGCAAGCAGCACATCTTCCGCGACGCCTCTCCCCGATGAAATACCGCCAGCCCGGCCCGAAGATCTCGTGACAACGGTTGCGGATCGAGACGCGGAGCAGGTGCGCCTGACCTGGACCGCACCGGGCGATGATCAGAAGATGCGGACCGTTACCGAGTACGATGTTCGACTGTCCGTTTCGCCCATCACGAGCGAGGCAGACTTTGAGGCCGCGGAGCGCATCGACGGCCCGGCCAATCCTGTGGGTCCCGGTCAGACGGAAGAGGTTGTGGTTGACGTCGAACCGAACACGCCCTACTACTTTGCCGTCCGTGCCATCGACAACAAAGGCAACGTATCTCCGATCGGCACAACCGAAGAGAACCGCGCCGTAGCGACATCGACCCTCGTTCTAACCGAGCCATCGTCGTCGCGCGTCACGGAATCCGTCAGTTTCCGCGTCGCAACAACCGAACAGCAGACGGTCGATGTCGCGATCTACGACGTTCTCGGACGCCGCGTCTTCGTCGTGTTTAACGAGGAGATCGACGCCGATCAGGGACGCGCGGTGATGAATCTCGACCTGAGCCAGCTGAGTTCGGGACGGTATTTCATTCGCGCACTCGGGCAAACAGGTGCTGCCACGCAACCCATTTCGATCGTTCGATAG
- a CDS encoding phosphatase PAP2 family protein, with translation MVTTPLTLAHKSAYPVFYGGLPAAWIGVWAIRGSDDFTDVYRLTVTQGATFLTVTALKRLFGRPRPFMTVAGVRSRSASYGRSIDDGQFASLPSGHASLSVALATSWSLSHPYWYVIAPAAVWAGGVSLSRPYLGVHYPSDILFGAVLGAGIAVAVHLLRGSITPAVFKPNDPAAIKATGPKVSLLKVTF, from the coding sequence TTGGTAACCACTCCACTGACGCTCGCTCACAAGAGTGCGTATCCCGTCTTCTACGGCGGGCTGCCCGCTGCGTGGATTGGAGTCTGGGCGATCCGGGGATCAGATGACTTTACTGATGTTTACCGCCTTACGGTAACGCAGGGAGCCACCTTTCTGACCGTCACTGCGTTGAAGCGGCTCTTTGGACGGCCTCGGCCGTTCATGACCGTCGCGGGCGTCCGGTCTCGATCAGCGTCATACGGACGGTCGATCGATGATGGCCAGTTTGCCTCTCTGCCATCGGGGCATGCGTCGTTGTCTGTCGCACTGGCCACGTCCTGGAGTCTGTCTCACCCGTACTGGTACGTGATTGCTCCGGCTGCCGTCTGGGCGGGAGGCGTGTCGCTAAGCCGTCCCTATCTGGGCGTTCACTATCCGTCCGACATTCTCTTCGGTGCGGTTCTCGGTGCCGGAATTGCCGTGGCGGTTCATCTATTGCGGGGCTCGATCACACCGGCGGTGTTCAAACCGAACGACCCCGCTGCCATCAAGGCAACGGGGCCGAAGGTGTCCCTACTGAAGGTGACGTTCTAA
- a CDS encoding 2-phosphosulfolactate phosphatase, which translates to MDVEVFLTHSNVTDEDVRDRTVIVIDVLRACSTIATALQNGARAVMPVPDMAEASKIAANLDPDVYRLGGERDAEKIEGYHLGNSPLEYTQEEVEDRDVILNTTNGTKALSRAKSAPHLIAGCFLNAGRIVDFIREAGRDVAIICAGRQNRLSLEDTLCAGLMLERLWGGQEPEYATDSAHTAFTLFHTDREDVGSALRRANHAQNLVERGYSDDVEYCFKVDALPVLPYYTDNRLVLYEDLSPAPLADKTESSA; encoded by the coding sequence ATGGACGTAGAAGTATTTCTGACCCACTCGAACGTCACTGATGAGGACGTACGCGATCGAACTGTCATCGTCATTGACGTTCTCCGCGCATGCTCGACCATCGCCACGGCTCTGCAGAATGGGGCTCGTGCCGTGATGCCCGTTCCAGACATGGCGGAAGCGAGCAAAATCGCCGCAAACCTCGACCCGGACGTCTATCGTCTCGGTGGTGAGCGCGATGCCGAAAAGATCGAAGGTTATCACCTCGGTAACTCGCCGCTGGAGTACACGCAGGAGGAGGTTGAAGACCGCGATGTGATTCTTAACACGACGAATGGCACGAAGGCTCTCAGCCGTGCGAAGTCCGCCCCCCACCTCATCGCCGGATGCTTTCTTAACGCCGGCCGGATTGTTGACTTCATCCGGGAAGCCGGACGGGACGTAGCAATCATCTGTGCCGGACGTCAAAACAGACTCTCGCTCGAGGACACGCTGTGCGCAGGTCTGATGCTGGAACGCCTCTGGGGAGGACAAGAGCCAGAATATGCGACCGATTCGGCCCATACGGCCTTCACCCTGTTTCACACCGATCGTGAGGATGTGGGCTCGGCACTGAGACGAGCCAACCACGCGCAAAACCTGGTTGAACGTGGGTACAGCGACGACGTTGAATACTGCTTCAAGGTCGACGCTCTGCCCGTTCTTCCCTATTATACCGACAATCGGCTCGTCTTGTACGAAGACCTCTCCCCGGCGCCGTTAGCGGATAAGACGGAATCTAGCGCATGA
- the purK gene encoding 5-(carboxyamino)imidazole ribonucleotide synthase, translating to MSTVSSESFPTVGVLGGGQLGKMMAAAAQQLGVHTRLLSPKDAGPMQFFADSRSGDWRDPEVLRRFARECDVITVESEWAPAAEMAEVLPENAALRPGPSTLDLIKDKGVQNRTLAEAGLPLPPFACCHTLSDAVDAASKLGYPVVVKQYRGSYDGYGNATARDESELRQAWPDLAADDGALIEAFIPFERELAVQVARRPGGEQVTYPVAYTVQRDHRCHAVVVPAPIDEDVSERAREVAAAAVDAVDGVGLTAVELFQTEDNDILVNELAPRPHNTGHYSIEGSHTSQFENHIRAILDWPLGDPGLRANSAVMVNVLGHRDGRPPKTTGLREALSVSGAAVHIYGKPQVRPNRKMGHVTVVGDDPESVRARAEEAAAAIEL from the coding sequence ATGTCCACGGTTTCATCCGAGTCCTTCCCCACGGTCGGCGTCCTTGGTGGAGGTCAGCTCGGCAAGATGATGGCCGCCGCCGCACAGCAGCTAGGCGTTCACACGCGACTTCTCTCCCCGAAGGATGCCGGCCCCATGCAATTCTTCGCGGACTCGCGATCGGGCGACTGGAGAGATCCGGAGGTCTTGCGCCGCTTCGCCCGAGAATGCGATGTGATCACGGTCGAAAGCGAATGGGCTCCGGCGGCTGAAATGGCTGAGGTTTTACCGGAAAATGCCGCTCTTCGTCCCGGGCCATCTACGCTCGACCTGATCAAAGACAAAGGCGTTCAGAATCGCACGCTCGCCGAAGCGGGACTCCCCCTTCCCCCGTTTGCCTGCTGCCATACGCTTTCCGATGCCGTCGACGCTGCATCTAAGCTCGGCTACCCCGTCGTAGTGAAGCAATACCGTGGCTCGTACGACGGCTACGGAAATGCAACAGCGCGTGACGAGTCAGAGCTTCGACAGGCGTGGCCAGATCTAGCGGCCGACGACGGCGCACTCATCGAGGCGTTCATCCCCTTCGAACGCGAACTGGCCGTGCAGGTCGCGCGCCGACCCGGCGGTGAGCAGGTGACATACCCGGTAGCGTACACAGTTCAGCGCGATCACCGGTGCCATGCCGTTGTCGTGCCTGCCCCGATCGACGAAGACGTTTCCGAGCGCGCGCGAGAGGTGGCCGCCGCGGCTGTCGATGCGGTTGACGGGGTCGGTCTCACGGCAGTCGAGCTGTTCCAGACGGAAGATAACGATATTCTCGTCAACGAGCTCGCACCGCGACCGCACAACACCGGACACTACTCAATTGAGGGCTCGCATACGTCCCAGTTCGAGAATCACATTCGGGCCATCCTCGATTGGCCGCTCGGAGATCCGGGCCTTCGCGCGAATTCGGCCGTGATGGTCAACGTACTCGGTCACCGAGATGGGCGTCCGCCGAAGACAACCGGCTTGCGGGAGGCACTGTCCGTTTCAGGTGCTGCCGTTCACATCTACGGCAAGCCTCAGGTGCGCCCGAATCGTAAGATGGGCCACGTTACCGTTGTCGGCGACGACCCTGAGAGCGTGCGCGCACGAGCGGAAGAAGCAGCTGCTGCCATCGAACTGTAG
- the purE gene encoding 5-(carboxyamino)imidazole ribonucleotide mutase codes for MSDSTPRIGIAMGSESDLPVMKDCAELLDEFELSYEMRVLSAHRTPAAMKEYAETAHERGIKVIIAGAGGAAHLPGMIAASTPLPVLGVPVKTSKLNGLDSLLSIVQMPGGVPVGSLAINGAKNAALLAVQILATADPDLMGRMLEYKQKLIKKVNDMDERVRQHSSL; via the coding sequence ATGAGTGACTCCACACCGAGAATCGGAATTGCTATGGGCAGTGAGTCCGACCTGCCCGTGATGAAAGATTGTGCTGAACTCCTTGACGAGTTCGAGCTCTCGTACGAGATGCGGGTTCTGTCTGCCCACCGGACCCCCGCCGCAATGAAGGAATATGCAGAGACGGCTCACGAACGCGGCATCAAGGTCATCATTGCCGGCGCGGGCGGAGCGGCTCACTTGCCCGGCATGATTGCTGCGAGCACCCCACTCCCCGTTCTGGGTGTGCCTGTTAAAACAAGCAAGCTCAACGGCCTCGACTCCCTCCTCTCCATCGTCCAGATGCCAGGAGGCGTGCCCGTCGGAAGTTTGGCTATCAACGGGGCAAAGAACGCCGCGCTGCTAGCGGTTCAAATTCTTGCTACAGCCGATCCGGACCTCATGGGTCGCATGCTCGAATACAAGCAGAAACTCATTAAGAAGGTCAACGATATGGACGAGCGCGTACGCCAGCACTCTTCTCTCTAG
- the gcvT gene encoding glycine cleavage system aminomethyltransferase GcvT produces MAEPDTLQYTPLHDAHLELDARMMAFGGFDMPVQYSSIIEEHRAVREAAGLFDVSHMGEVEVSGPKAFDFVQHLVTNDAGKLYDGRAMYTVMCKEDGGIVDDLLVYRRSEESYLLVINASNIEKDISWMRANNPMDADLINLSNDLALLALQGPKSFEIAQPFVDASLDDLKFYHFREAHDGAFMGLDTAIVSRTGYTGEIGLELYVPAADAVTVWNQLLETGEEHGLIPTGLGARDTLRLEAGYCLYGNDITEETNPYEAGLGWVVKLDAGPFVGREALEAIKTEGPARTLVGFVATERGIPRSGYPIETADGNEIGVVTSGSQSPMLETGIGLGYVPNDAAYSEPGTALRIGGRRPFGIEVRKPPLHKSE; encoded by the coding sequence ATGGCCGAACCTGACACGTTGCAGTACACGCCGCTTCACGACGCTCACCTCGAACTCGATGCCCGAATGATGGCGTTCGGCGGGTTCGACATGCCGGTGCAGTATTCCTCCATTATCGAGGAGCATCGCGCCGTCCGAGAAGCCGCCGGCCTGTTCGACGTCAGCCACATGGGCGAGGTAGAGGTCAGCGGTCCCAAAGCATTCGACTTTGTGCAGCACCTGGTCACGAACGACGCCGGGAAGCTGTATGACGGCCGCGCGATGTACACCGTGATGTGCAAGGAAGACGGCGGCATCGTGGATGACCTTCTCGTCTACCGGCGTTCGGAGGAGTCGTACTTGCTCGTCATCAATGCCTCGAACATCGAGAAGGACATCAGCTGGATGCGGGCGAACAACCCGATGGATGCTGATCTAATCAACCTGAGCAACGACCTCGCACTTCTCGCGCTACAGGGGCCGAAGTCGTTCGAGATCGCACAGCCGTTCGTCGATGCTTCCCTCGATGACCTGAAGTTTTACCATTTTCGGGAGGCACACGACGGTGCATTCATGGGCCTGGACACGGCGATCGTCTCGCGTACCGGATACACCGGCGAAATCGGGCTTGAACTGTACGTCCCTGCTGCCGATGCCGTCACGGTATGGAATCAGCTTCTCGAAACAGGTGAAGAGCACGGCCTCATTCCGACCGGTCTCGGTGCTCGCGACACGCTTCGTCTGGAGGCTGGATACTGCCTCTACGGAAATGATATCACGGAAGAAACGAATCCGTACGAAGCTGGACTGGGCTGGGTTGTCAAACTCGACGCCGGCCCGTTCGTCGGACGCGAGGCTCTTGAGGCGATCAAAACGGAAGGCCCGGCACGGACGCTCGTTGGCTTTGTCGCCACGGAGCGTGGTATTCCTCGAAGCGGATATCCGATCGAAACGGCTGACGGGAACGAGATCGGTGTCGTTACCAGTGGCTCTCAGTCTCCCATGCTCGAAACAGGCATCGGACTCGGATATGTGCCCAACGACGCCGCGTACAGCGAGCCGGGCACGGCACTTCGCATCGGAGGTCGGCGCCCCTTCGGCATCGAAGTCCGCAAACCGCCGCTCCACAAGAGCGAATAA